The genomic stretch AACCCGACAGGGAAGCGGGCATCCGAACCACGGCGACGGCACTCGGTGAGCGCCGAACCTACGGCTACTGCGCTGCCTGCTGGCTCACCGCGGCACTCGCCTTTTCGTTCGTCCACACCTTCTTCGCGCTGCTTCTGCTGGCCTACCCAGTCCTGGTCTTCGCCATCGCGCGCTCGTCGATCGACGTCGGGCGCGCCTACTGGTGGTATCCCGCGGTGAACACGCTCGTCGGGATGATCATGACTCTCGGCGGCCTTTGGCGGGTGGTCTATGGCGGCTGAGCGCGCGATCCGCAAGCGAATCGAGGCGCGACTCGACAGGATCGTCGCCGACAACCGCTTCACCATCGCAGTGGTCTTCCCGGTGGTCGGGGCGATTCTCCTACTGGCGAGCGCCGCCGGGCTAGTGGGACCACCGCTCAGGTACAACCCGTATCTCATCCTCTTCGGCACGATCGTGATGCGTCTGCCGCTCGTGGCCGGTCTCGCGCCGCTGTTCGACCGCCGGGCGGCCATCGGCACCGGAATACTCGTCTGCTATGCCTTCGGCATCGAACTCGTCGGCGTCCTCACCGGATGGCCCTACGGCGCGTTCGAATACACCATCGAACTCGGGCCGATGCTGTTCGGAGCCGTGCCGCTCGGCTTACCAGTCTTCTTCCTGCCGCTGGTGTTCAACAGCTACCTGCTCTGCCTACTCGTCCTCGGCAACGCGGCCAACCGGCGCGCGGTGCGTCT from Halococcus sediminicola encodes the following:
- the cruF gene encoding bisanhydrobacterioruberin hydratase, with the translated sequence MAAERAIRKRIEARLDRIVADNRFTIAVVFPVVGAILLLASAAGLVGPPLRYNPYLILFGTIVMRLPLVAGLAPLFDRRAAIGTGILVCYAFGIELVGVLTGWPYGAFEYTIELGPMLFGAVPLGLPVFFLPLVFNSYLLCLLVLGNAANRRAVRLVAVICTVLLVDIVLDPGAVAIGFWSYNGGIFYGVPVSNYLGWVLSATVSVFVLDFSFDRLRLRERLDTCAFMLDDLVSFVVLWGTINAVFGNWVPVAVALALAGGLVRTERFDVAGIGASDLWGS